One genomic segment of Chitinophaga sancti includes these proteins:
- a CDS encoding MauE/DoxX family redox-associated membrane protein has translation MKKEYIVTTIVSLLGLLFMYAAVVKAMDYGLFLADMSKSPLLVKYDKQLLGPGVLGVEFLIVALLSFAATRQSGLFLSFFTMLLFTLYLSTLYFFYTNIPCSCGGILGKMSYPTHIAFNAGFTLLAATGVLLYKTNNAK, from the coding sequence ATGAAAAAAGAATACATTGTCACCACCATCGTAAGCTTACTAGGCTTACTATTTATGTACGCTGCTGTTGTAAAAGCAATGGACTACGGCCTCTTTTTAGCCGATATGAGCAAGTCTCCCCTCCTGGTAAAATACGACAAACAATTATTAGGTCCGGGGGTATTAGGAGTTGAGTTTTTGATTGTAGCCTTACTGAGTTTTGCTGCTACGCGCCAATCAGGGTTATTTCTCTCTTTCTTCACCATGTTATTGTTCACTTTGTACCTGAGTACGCTGTATTTTTTTTATACCAATATCCCCTGCTCCTGTGGAGGAATATTAGGCAAAATGTCTTACCCGACTCACATCGCATTCAATGCCGGATTCACCCTGCTGGCAGCCACCGGCGTATTGCTGTATAAAACGAACAATGCAAAATGA
- a CDS encoding class I fructose-bisphosphate aldolase, whose protein sequence is MLTISNYLGDDAASLLEHICGKITAQDIVHPGNWQQIFIESNRPAPVLNNLARIYGHGRLANTGYVSILPVDQGIEHTAAYSFYKNPIYFDPENIVRLAIEAECNAVASTIGALALHARKYAHKIPYIVKLNHNELLTYPTKYDQVLFGSVREAWNMGAAAVGATIYFGSEQSDRQLEEIAAAFEEAHALGMATILWCYTRNAAFKTPERDYHTAADLTGQANHIGVTIQADIIKQKLPDTNFGFRDLKFGVFNDAMYEALTTAHPIDLCRFQVANCYMGKIGLINSGGGSAGESDIAEAIKTAVINKRAGGTGLIMGRKAFQRPFAEGVELIRNVQEVYLDKSITIA, encoded by the coding sequence ATGTTAACTATTTCCAATTATCTGGGCGATGATGCCGCCTCCTTACTGGAACACATTTGCGGAAAGATCACCGCACAGGATATTGTCCACCCCGGCAACTGGCAGCAGATCTTCATTGAAAGTAACAGGCCTGCCCCGGTGCTGAATAACCTGGCGCGTATTTATGGGCATGGACGACTGGCCAATACCGGGTATGTGAGTATCCTGCCGGTAGATCAGGGCATAGAGCATACGGCCGCTTATTCATTTTATAAGAACCCAATTTACTTTGATCCGGAGAATATTGTGCGGCTCGCGATTGAAGCGGAGTGTAATGCGGTTGCTTCTACCATCGGGGCACTGGCCCTGCATGCACGCAAGTATGCCCACAAGATCCCTTATATCGTAAAGCTGAATCATAATGAGCTGTTGACCTACCCTACCAAATATGACCAGGTGCTTTTTGGCAGCGTACGCGAAGCGTGGAATATGGGGGCTGCTGCCGTGGGCGCTACCATTTACTTTGGTTCTGAACAAAGCGACCGGCAGCTCGAGGAAATCGCAGCTGCTTTTGAGGAGGCTCATGCATTGGGGATGGCTACTATTCTTTGGTGTTATACCCGGAATGCGGCCTTTAAAACCCCGGAAAGAGATTATCATACCGCTGCGGATTTAACAGGTCAGGCGAACCACATTGGGGTGACCATACAGGCGGATATTATTAAACAAAAATTGCCGGATACTAATTTTGGATTCAGGGATTTGAAGTTTGGTGTATTCAATGATGCAATGTATGAGGCGCTGACAACCGCGCATCCGATAGATCTGTGTCGTTTCCAGGTGGCTAACTGTTATATGGGTAAGATCGGGCTTATTAACTCTGGTGGTGGATCTGCAGGTGAGTCCGATATAGCAGAAGCGATTAAGACAGCAGTTATCAATAAACGGGCTGGAGGTACTGGCCTTATTATGGGACGGAAAGCTTTTCAGCGGCCTTTTGCAGAAGGAGTGGAACTGATTCGGAATGTACAGGAAGTGTACCTGGATAAGAGTATTACAATTGCCTGA
- a CDS encoding molybdopterin-dependent oxidoreductase encodes MRTICFLFAFFFFQQLKAQTIQVTGEVTKKLTLTKEDLAKMNRTTVTAKDKDGKDHTYKGVAIAEILTQAGVTTGAQLRGENLSKYLLVTCADGYAVVFSLAELDAAFTDKVVILADESDGQPLPADRGPWRIVVPGEKKPARSCYRVTTLNVGVAK; translated from the coding sequence ATGAGAACCATTTGTTTCCTCTTTGCATTTTTTTTCTTCCAACAATTAAAAGCACAAACAATCCAGGTCACTGGTGAAGTCACCAAAAAACTAACCCTGACAAAAGAGGATCTTGCAAAGATGAACAGGACCACCGTCACTGCCAAAGACAAAGACGGCAAGGACCATACTTACAAAGGCGTAGCTATAGCAGAGATCTTAACCCAGGCAGGTGTAACCACCGGTGCCCAGCTACGGGGCGAAAACCTTTCTAAATATTTATTGGTGACATGCGCAGACGGATATGCGGTGGTATTTTCTCTTGCTGAACTGGATGCAGCCTTCACTGATAAGGTCGTAATACTGGCGGATGAAAGCGATGGTCAACCCCTGCCGGCAGACAGAGGGCCCTGGCGCATTGTTGTACCCGGCGAAAAGAAACCTGCGAGAAGTTGCTACAGGGTAACGACATTAAATGTAGGCGTTGCTAAATAG
- a CDS encoding amylo-alpha-1,6-glucosidase encodes MRTIYDRSQLKDLAFSNSKEFLAVAAKGNYAAGTIAGCNTRKYHGLVVALQPQIDEDHHVLLASLDETVIDGDHTYDLGIHKYPNVYAPDGAQYMASFTALPIPCWTFECGENTISKELQIDDEGSLTIRYTLTKANAPLVLRLHPLLAFRNMHWVRRADEHADKTVHYINDGISMQLYPQYSSLFLQMTGDAVFKEAGYWYYNVEYPIERERGYEYQEDLYGPGYFEVTLHPGNSVIFSGAITERQQLVCRAPKPVPQTTREYLLKAASRFVIHTSGGLSIKAGYYWFGSWGRDTCISLPGLTFLAGNAGAFTSIMSLLRVLLKDGLLPNTGNLRDESKYATVDASMWFVWALQQYAIHEIGTAAVWNIYGDLLKDILYHYRYGTAFNIHMDPDGLISAAYPGKALTWMDAVINDTPITQRPGKPVEVNALWYNAICFCVNAARDAGDHVFVEEWREFPALIATGFVKCFWDDSHQYLADVVHENIRDWSIRPNQIFAVALPYSPLDEVQQKAVVAIVKQELLTPRGLRTLSPQDPNYIGHYGGSQLERDHAYHQGTVWPWLLGHYAAALLKTAGEAGKEELKELFSHVESALEECCLYSIPEVYNGDAPHVAGGAVAQAWSVAEFIRFERLISGT; translated from the coding sequence ATGCGCACAATTTATGACCGTTCACAACTAAAAGACCTGGCTTTTTCCAACAGCAAAGAATTTCTCGCAGTTGCCGCAAAAGGAAACTATGCAGCTGGTACAATCGCAGGTTGTAACACCCGCAAATACCACGGCCTGGTAGTAGCCCTGCAACCCCAGATTGACGAAGACCATCATGTGCTGCTCGCCAGTCTGGACGAAACCGTTATTGATGGTGATCACACCTACGACCTCGGCATTCATAAATACCCCAACGTCTATGCCCCGGATGGGGCACAATACATGGCCTCATTTACAGCCCTACCCATCCCTTGCTGGACATTTGAATGTGGAGAGAATACGATAAGTAAAGAATTACAAATAGATGATGAAGGCAGTTTAACGATCCGTTATACACTCACGAAAGCCAACGCCCCTCTTGTTTTGCGCTTACATCCTTTATTAGCTTTCAGAAACATGCACTGGGTACGCAGGGCGGATGAACACGCAGATAAGACCGTGCACTATATAAATGACGGTATCAGTATGCAGCTATATCCCCAGTATTCATCGCTCTTTTTGCAGATGACCGGAGATGCGGTATTCAAAGAAGCCGGTTACTGGTACTACAATGTAGAATATCCTATAGAACGGGAAAGAGGATATGAATACCAGGAAGACCTCTATGGTCCCGGGTATTTTGAAGTCACCCTACATCCCGGTAATTCCGTGATTTTTTCAGGTGCGATCACGGAGCGTCAGCAACTGGTATGCAGAGCACCAAAGCCCGTACCCCAAACTACCAGAGAATACCTGCTAAAAGCTGCCTCCCGGTTTGTCATTCATACTTCAGGTGGTTTAAGCATCAAAGCCGGTTACTACTGGTTTGGCAGCTGGGGAAGAGATACCTGTATTTCGCTGCCAGGACTGACTTTTTTAGCCGGAAATGCTGGCGCCTTTACTAGTATCATGTCTCTACTCCGCGTGCTCTTAAAAGACGGATTATTGCCCAATACGGGCAATCTGAGAGATGAGAGCAAGTATGCCACTGTCGATGCCTCTATGTGGTTTGTATGGGCCTTGCAGCAATATGCCATTCACGAAATAGGTACTGCTGCTGTTTGGAACATTTATGGCGATCTGCTAAAAGATATCCTGTATCATTACAGGTATGGCACTGCATTCAATATTCATATGGACCCCGATGGTTTGATCAGCGCGGCTTATCCTGGCAAAGCACTGACATGGATGGATGCCGTGATCAATGATACCCCCATTACACAAAGACCCGGAAAACCGGTAGAAGTAAATGCACTGTGGTACAATGCCATTTGCTTTTGTGTCAATGCAGCCCGCGATGCAGGAGATCATGTTTTTGTAGAGGAATGGAGGGAATTCCCTGCTTTGATCGCCACCGGTTTTGTAAAATGCTTCTGGGATGACAGCCACCAATATTTAGCAGATGTGGTACATGAAAATATTCGGGACTGGTCCATACGACCCAATCAGATCTTTGCCGTTGCACTGCCTTATTCACCTTTAGACGAGGTACAACAAAAGGCTGTAGTAGCTATTGTAAAACAAGAGCTGTTAACCCCAAGAGGATTACGTACCTTATCTCCACAAGATCCAAATTACATCGGGCATTATGGCGGTAGTCAGCTGGAACGTGACCATGCATATCACCAGGGAACTGTATGGCCATGGTTACTGGGGCACTATGCCGCCGCTTTATTAAAAACAGCAGGGGAGGCAGGTAAGGAGGAATTGAAGGAATTATTTAGCCATGTAGAAAGTGCACTGGAAGAATGTTGCCTGTATTCTATTCCCGAAGTGTATAATGGAGATGCCCCCCATGTAGCGGGAGGTGCGGTGGCTCAGGCATGGAGCGTGGCAGAATTTATCCGGTTTGAAAGGCTTATTTCGGGCACCTGA
- a CDS encoding universal stress protein — MKTILLVLNGPNMANTIAFGCYLSGITRARLVGVFLCDKISETTSALKQMYGFSYVESILAEDLPERTHDRMEQQIGLFKETCRKKGINATMYSNQRVTLKEVLSESRFVDLILTDSLFSTDQSREGLPDNMLKILLAGAECPVLITPYKPTPIEEIVFCYDGSEASFFAMKQLVYLLPELDEVKATVLEVNSGQAIEENEQIQVSDWLSRHYSYTEFVIVNGKPGEELFHYLAPKKNTLVVMGAYGRSILSRFFQESKADKLIQRLAFPLFITHH; from the coding sequence ATGAAAACGATTTTATTGGTGCTGAACGGCCCTAATATGGCAAACACCATTGCTTTTGGCTGCTATTTGTCAGGTATTACCAGAGCCAGGCTGGTGGGGGTATTCCTGTGTGATAAGATAAGTGAAACGACTTCTGCCCTGAAACAGATGTACGGATTTAGTTATGTAGAATCCATACTGGCTGAAGACCTGCCGGAACGCACCCATGACAGAATGGAACAGCAGATAGGCCTGTTCAAGGAAACCTGCCGCAAGAAAGGGATCAACGCCACCATGTATTCAAATCAACGGGTTACTTTAAAAGAAGTATTGTCAGAAAGCCGCTTTGTAGACCTGATCCTGACGGACAGTTTATTCAGCACCGATCAGTCCAGAGAAGGCCTGCCCGACAATATGCTGAAAATACTGCTGGCCGGCGCAGAATGTCCTGTGCTGATCACACCTTACAAACCTACACCGATCGAAGAAATTGTGTTCTGCTATGATGGCAGCGAAGCGTCCTTCTTTGCCATGAAACAACTGGTTTACCTGTTGCCTGAGCTGGACGAAGTAAAAGCTACCGTGCTCGAAGTAAACAGCGGCCAGGCCATAGAAGAGAATGAACAGATACAGGTATCCGACTGGTTGAGCAGGCATTATAGCTATACAGAGTTTGTCATCGTAAATGGCAAACCCGGCGAAGAATTATTCCATTACCTGGCGCCTAAAAAGAACACCTTAGTAGTAATGGGCGCTTATGGCCGCAGTATCCTTTCCCGTTTCTTCCAGGAAAGTAAGGCGGATAAGCTGATTCAACGGCTGGCGTTCCCGTTATTTATTACGCATCATTAA
- a CDS encoding aldehyde dehydrogenase family protein: MSNTVAVAPTPNVAERPAFKSKYDHFINGEWVAPSSGEYFDNISPIDGKPFTQAARGNAQDIDKAIDAAHKAFETWGRTAAAYRSNLLLKIAQIVEDNLDYLATVETIDNGKPIRETKAADLPLVVDHFRYFAGVIRSEEGSLSEHDETTVSINLHEPIGVVGQIIPWNFPLLMAAWKIAPALAAGCCVVVKPAEQTPTGIMVLMELVGHVLPKGVLNVVTGFGVEAGKPLASSPKINKVAFTGETTTGRLIMQYASENLIPVTMELGGKSPNIFFESVMDADDEFLDKAVEGAVMFALNQGEVCTCPSRILVHEHIYDAFIKKVVERTKAIKMGNPLDPTVMMGAQASEDQYQKILSYLDIGKQEGAEVLAGGDAYKQNGGLENGYYIQPTLLKGNNKMRVFQEEIFGPVSCITTFKTTEEAIAIANDSLYGLGAGVWTRDAHELYQVPRAIQAGRVWVNCYHAYPAHAPFGGYKKSGFGRETHKMMLNHYRQTKNMLISYSKQKLGFF; encoded by the coding sequence ATGAGCAACACAGTCGCCGTGGCTCCCACACCAAACGTGGCGGAACGCCCTGCTTTTAAATCGAAATACGATCATTTTATCAATGGAGAATGGGTTGCACCCTCGAGCGGAGAATACTTTGATAATATCTCTCCGATAGATGGCAAACCCTTTACCCAGGCGGCCCGTGGCAATGCCCAGGATATTGACAAAGCTATCGACGCCGCACATAAAGCATTCGAAACCTGGGGCAGAACAGCCGCAGCGTATCGCAGTAATTTATTACTTAAGATCGCCCAGATTGTCGAAGATAATCTCGACTACCTTGCTACCGTAGAAACCATTGACAATGGTAAACCTATCCGCGAAACCAAAGCTGCTGACCTGCCACTGGTGGTAGACCACTTCAGGTACTTTGCGGGGGTGATCAGGAGTGAAGAAGGCTCGCTCAGTGAACATGATGAAACTACGGTCAGTATCAACCTGCACGAACCAATCGGTGTAGTCGGACAAATTATCCCCTGGAATTTCCCGCTGCTGATGGCTGCCTGGAAAATAGCCCCCGCATTGGCTGCAGGTTGTTGTGTAGTGGTAAAACCAGCGGAACAGACACCCACCGGTATCATGGTCCTGATGGAATTAGTCGGCCATGTACTGCCAAAAGGAGTGTTGAATGTGGTAACCGGTTTTGGGGTAGAAGCAGGTAAACCACTGGCTTCCTCTCCAAAGATTAACAAGGTGGCCTTTACAGGAGAAACCACCACGGGTCGTCTGATCATGCAGTATGCATCAGAAAACCTGATTCCGGTAACGATGGAACTGGGGGGCAAGAGTCCGAACATCTTCTTTGAAAGCGTGATGGATGCAGATGATGAATTCCTGGACAAAGCTGTGGAAGGTGCGGTCATGTTTGCGCTGAACCAGGGCGAAGTATGTACCTGCCCCAGCCGTATCCTGGTGCATGAACATATTTACGATGCTTTTATAAAGAAAGTAGTAGAACGTACCAAGGCGATTAAGATGGGGAACCCGCTGGATCCGACCGTGATGATGGGTGCCCAGGCCAGTGAAGACCAGTATCAGAAGATCCTGAGCTACCTGGATATCGGCAAACAGGAAGGCGCGGAAGTGCTGGCAGGTGGAGACGCATATAAACAGAACGGTGGGCTGGAAAACGGCTATTACATTCAGCCTACTTTGCTGAAAGGAAATAATAAGATGCGCGTATTCCAGGAAGAGATCTTTGGACCGGTAAGTTGCATCACTACTTTCAAAACAACGGAGGAAGCGATTGCGATTGCCAATGATTCATTATACGGATTAGGTGCCGGTGTATGGACCCGCGATGCGCATGAGCTGTACCAGGTGCCAAGAGCAATACAGGCAGGCCGTGTTTGGGTGAATTGTTACCATGCTTACCCGGCGCATGCACCATTTGGTGGATACAAGAAATCTGGTTTTGGTCGTGAAACGCATAAGATGATGCTGAATCACTATCGTCAGACCAAAAATATGCTCATCTCTTATAGCAAGCAAAAACTAGGATTTTTTTAA
- a CDS encoding nucleotidyltransferase family protein: protein MNSYGVLILGAGNSSRLGQPKQLLRYQGRTLIRQMGEEAIAAVDAPVMVVTGANADLVGEALRELPIEVVENDHWEEGISSSIGIGVRELQLLHPELASIIIMVCDQPFVNASLLRQLIQHQKVTGKGIVGATYENTIGTPVLFGSYYFPALKELHGQDGIREILRQSTGDIAIVSFPLGALDIDTAEDYQQLLKR from the coding sequence ATGAATAGTTATGGTGTATTGATACTCGGAGCTGGAAATTCTTCCCGCCTGGGACAGCCAAAGCAACTATTGCGCTACCAGGGCAGGACCCTGATCCGGCAAATGGGTGAGGAGGCTATAGCAGCGGTAGATGCGCCTGTGATGGTGGTGACCGGGGCCAATGCGGATCTTGTGGGAGAGGCATTGCGTGAGCTTCCCATTGAGGTGGTGGAAAATGATCATTGGGAAGAAGGAATAAGTAGTTCCATTGGTATTGGTGTGAGAGAATTGCAATTGTTGCATCCGGAACTTGCAAGTATTATTATTATGGTTTGTGATCAGCCGTTTGTAAATGCCAGTTTGCTCAGGCAGTTAATTCAACACCAGAAAGTGACTGGAAAAGGGATTGTAGGGGCGACCTATGAAAATACAATTGGTACTCCAGTGTTGTTTGGGAGTTATTATTTTCCTGCATTGAAGGAGCTGCATGGTCAGGATGGGATACGGGAGATATTGCGGCAGTCAACGGGAGATATTGCGATTGTATCTTTTCCTTTGGGAGCATTGGATATTGATACTGCGGAAGATTATCAGCAATTATTAAAACGGTAG
- a CDS encoding DUF779 domain-containing protein — MIARILATPAAIELIEKLRQQHGPLMFHQSGGCCDGSQPMCFPEGEFKVGQSDILLGNVAGCNFYMGADQFEYWKHTQLTLDVIAGRGSSFSLEIPLGVRFHIRSRVFTEQEIKALAN, encoded by the coding sequence ATGATAGCAAGAATTCTGGCCACACCGGCCGCAATAGAACTGATAGAGAAGCTTAGGCAACAGCATGGGCCGCTGATGTTTCATCAGAGTGGTGGGTGTTGTGACGGGTCTCAGCCTATGTGCTTTCCGGAGGGAGAGTTTAAGGTGGGACAGTCAGATATATTATTGGGGAACGTTGCCGGCTGTAATTTTTATATGGGTGCTGATCAGTTTGAATATTGGAAACATACCCAGCTCACATTGGATGTTATTGCAGGCAGGGGAAGTAGTTTTTCGCTGGAGATACCTTTGGGTGTGCGGTTTCATATACGGTCAAGGGTGTTTACAGAGCAGGAAATAAAGGCATTGGCTAACTGA
- a CDS encoding TlpA disulfide reductase family protein, whose translation MKVLFLMGLLGAAFLQVNAQSLLNNPIGEKLSSGVLEETYLSKKISAFNKVRADYPNSDTGLNTALYDQARYSIAMSMAEAQQPVKVKEMIKSMTSKGYKNAATTGAAVKLADAGLFVDALALLKPNMDTMEFIQKQGDSQAFTPDFIANYTNYTIAKAKVLNKKGAYREALELLKPLYEQHDPSSFTRVQEPYIMALSGMGKKAEAFELIKHAMLKSSSTVALRDEAKEIYLEMYGDEGDYAMFVDSTSGVAKRRMKESIASKLMERPAPDFVLTDVKGREVSLNSFKGKVVMLDFWSTWCTPCKKSFPVMQKVFNKFRHDTSVVFLFVHSFETERDPKKATSEAAKYMMENNYPFRALMDLRSTTDSRVAKLFEVNGLPSKFIIDGKGNIRFSLSDLDEDDDVEAEEIVQMIGMAEKGMQSVL comes from the coding sequence ATGAAAGTTTTATTCCTGATGGGCCTTCTTGGTGCTGCGTTTTTGCAGGTAAATGCGCAGTCTCTGTTGAACAATCCGATTGGCGAAAAATTGAGCAGTGGTGTACTGGAAGAAACCTATTTATCAAAAAAGATTTCCGCTTTTAACAAGGTACGTGCTGACTATCCAAATAGCGATACCGGTTTGAACACAGCGTTGTATGACCAGGCCAGGTATTCTATTGCTATGAGCATGGCAGAAGCACAACAACCAGTGAAAGTGAAGGAGATGATTAAATCCATGACCTCTAAAGGCTACAAAAACGCAGCAACTACCGGCGCTGCTGTAAAGCTGGCTGATGCAGGTCTGTTCGTTGATGCACTGGCATTGTTAAAACCTAACATGGACACCATGGAATTCATCCAGAAACAGGGTGATTCACAGGCGTTTACTCCTGATTTTATTGCAAACTATACCAATTATACAATTGCAAAAGCTAAAGTGCTGAACAAAAAAGGTGCATACAGAGAAGCGCTCGAGCTTTTGAAACCACTGTATGAGCAGCACGATCCCAGTTCTTTCACCCGTGTACAGGAACCATACATCATGGCACTGTCCGGTATGGGTAAGAAAGCAGAAGCTTTTGAACTCATCAAGCATGCAATGCTGAAATCTTCCAGCACGGTTGCACTGAGAGACGAAGCGAAGGAAATCTACCTGGAAATGTATGGTGACGAAGGTGACTATGCCATGTTCGTAGATTCTACCAGCGGTGTGGCTAAACGCCGTATGAAGGAGTCTATCGCTTCCAAACTGATGGAAAGACCTGCTCCTGATTTCGTACTCACCGACGTTAAAGGTCGTGAGGTTTCGTTGAACAGCTTCAAAGGTAAAGTGGTGATGCTGGACTTCTGGTCCACCTGGTGTACACCTTGTAAGAAATCTTTCCCTGTAATGCAGAAAGTATTCAACAAGTTCAGACACGATACCAGCGTTGTATTCCTGTTCGTTCATAGCTTCGAAACAGAAAGAGATCCTAAAAAGGCGACTTCTGAAGCAGCTAAGTACATGATGGAAAACAACTATCCTTTCAGAGCCCTGATGGACCTGAGAAGTACTACCGACAGCCGCGTAGCTAAATTGTTTGAAGTGAACGGTCTGCCTTCTAAATTTATCATCGACGGTAAGGGGAACATCCGGTTCTCACTGAGCGACCTGGATGAAGATGATGATGTGGAAGCTGAAGAAATCGTACAGATGATTGGTATGGCTGAAAAGGGAATGCAAAGCGTACTATAA
- a CDS encoding DNA polymerase III, with amino-acid sequence MYTDVYQPSPPNNVAIADIFHHIAACYRYMGKDHYDRVLAYDRAATCLRRLPVDIEVFRSRLWELTGLTDVIRNEIMEFLDAGCIQHYQRFKNKVPFELLDLLEIKGFGPSTVKLLHETCGIQNRDQLITALQYGRLDDVGEISPVKLDLLKRSFKLHKTSTNRLLLWDAMLQGHEILRVLRLVKGVAHAEIAGSLRRGCETIGDLDMVLQVEEPDREHVTTQILQLPHVENVVLHGRNRISVVLYNHTQLDIRMAGATAFGASWLYYTGSREHLLHLSDLAEQKGFILSPEGLFDTMCNYVAGASEESIYQALDIAFIPAELRESGKEIRRAARHMLPHLLAHHQVKGDLRMHVDEHLHDSIATTAHYVMNAFPHYEYIVAAAHGDTQDKKGLAAWISNIDRINEQIGFSFLKKGLTVEILQDGTPALPDSLLQQFDWVTGIVLKDTEKEITQRLLNACEHPFIHCIGNPSNRIIGKKKPSVVNWELLFEKAAATNTALEINAQPCRMDLRDEWVRRAVEKKVYLAIGSCAAIMRQVDYMQLGVTLARRGWCKCENILNTMHWEAIEEFKTARENALSLTNIKHV; translated from the coding sequence ATGTACACCGATGTTTATCAGCCATCGCCACCAAATAATGTCGCTATTGCGGATATCTTCCACCACATAGCTGCCTGTTACAGGTACATGGGTAAAGACCACTACGATCGGGTCCTGGCTTATGACCGTGCTGCCACCTGCCTGCGCCGCCTACCTGTAGATATTGAAGTATTCAGATCCCGCCTCTGGGAACTGACCGGTCTGACAGACGTGATCCGAAACGAAATCATGGAATTCCTCGACGCTGGTTGTATCCAACACTATCAGCGTTTTAAAAATAAAGTTCCCTTCGAACTGCTGGACCTCCTGGAAATAAAGGGTTTTGGTCCATCTACTGTAAAATTACTACATGAAACCTGCGGGATCCAGAACAGGGATCAACTCATCACCGCCCTCCAATATGGCAGGCTGGACGATGTAGGCGAAATCAGTCCTGTCAAACTCGATCTGCTCAAACGTAGTTTCAAATTACATAAAACCTCTACCAACCGTTTACTGCTTTGGGATGCCATGCTGCAGGGTCATGAGATCCTGCGTGTTCTCCGCCTCGTCAAGGGCGTTGCACATGCAGAAATAGCCGGTAGCCTGCGCCGTGGTTGCGAAACCATTGGTGACCTGGACATGGTATTGCAGGTGGAAGAACCCGATCGCGAACATGTTACTACACAGATCCTGCAGTTGCCACACGTTGAAAATGTCGTGCTCCATGGCAGAAACAGGATCAGTGTAGTACTCTACAATCATACGCAACTAGACATCAGGATGGCCGGTGCTACCGCCTTTGGGGCAAGCTGGCTGTATTATACAGGTAGTCGTGAGCACCTGCTCCACCTGAGCGATCTGGCCGAACAAAAAGGCTTTATCCTTTCTCCGGAAGGCCTGTTTGACACCATGTGCAACTATGTAGCCGGTGCCAGCGAAGAAAGTATTTACCAGGCCCTCGACATTGCCTTTATTCCTGCTGAACTGCGGGAAAGCGGCAAGGAGATCCGTCGCGCAGCACGGCATATGTTGCCACACCTGCTGGCACACCACCAGGTCAAAGGCGACCTGCGCATGCATGTGGATGAACACCTGCATGACAGTATTGCTACGACGGCTCATTACGTCATGAATGCCTTTCCGCATTATGAATACATTGTAGCGGCTGCACACGGCGATACGCAGGACAAGAAAGGATTAGCTGCATGGATCAGCAATATAGACCGCATTAACGAACAGATAGGATTCTCTTTCCTGAAAAAAGGGCTCACGGTAGAAATCTTACAGGATGGCACACCTGCGCTGCCCGATTCCCTGCTACAGCAATTTGACTGGGTAACCGGTATCGTGCTGAAAGATACCGAAAAGGAAATCACCCAGCGCCTGCTCAACGCCTGTGAACATCCATTTATCCACTGCATCGGCAATCCATCTAACAGGATCATTGGCAAGAAGAAACCTTCTGTAGTAAACTGGGAACTGCTGTTTGAAAAAGCGGCTGCTACCAACACGGCACTCGAAATAAATGCACAACCCTGCCGGATGGACCTGCGGGATGAATGGGTGAGGAGAGCAGTGGAGAAAAAAGTATACCTGGCTATTGGCAGTTGTGCCGCTATTATGCGACAAGTAGACTATATGCAGCTGGGGGTTACACTGGCCAGGAGAGGCTGGTGCAAATGCGAAAATATTCTGAATACCATGCATTGGGAGGCAATCGAAGAATTTAAGACTGCCCGCGAAAATGCATTATCGCTCACAAATATAAAACACGTGTGA